A window of Pedobacter lusitanus contains these coding sequences:
- a CDS encoding class I SAM-dependent methyltransferase produces MNANLDSPVQKENNTGKVIVGFNDKPFDIFLLKLDNLHLVGRKTPARINIADEKSRRKSCLVEPDMLFGKLIKFAELTEGYEIIYQKLPDEVIQDKFALISPLDELIYPLKRLIDGQEVAQPEEYWNNCATDVSLLDDDEIFLREMTGNILMEYLVPGSIVYDPACSTGAFLAHLKKISPEICTVGQDLNPNMIAIAKERVDKVCAGNSLIPVCSEKSVDVVICRHLNLDVVTSEVAKELFLAAAESLKIGGVMVVIGHTPILITSAWMEEQGFNVLRRNCVTPYAHAVFQLYLFIKKS; encoded by the coding sequence ATGAATGCAAATTTAGATTCACCTGTGCAAAAAGAAAATAATACAGGCAAGGTCATTGTCGGATTTAACGATAAACCCTTTGATATATTTTTATTAAAGCTGGATAACCTGCATTTAGTGGGACGAAAAACCCCGGCAAGAATAAATATCGCTGATGAAAAAAGCAGAAGAAAGAGTTGTCTTGTTGAACCTGATATGTTATTTGGAAAATTGATAAAGTTTGCAGAGCTGACAGAGGGCTATGAAATTATCTATCAAAAATTACCTGATGAGGTCATACAGGATAAATTTGCGCTGATTTCACCTTTAGATGAACTTATTTACCCGCTAAAAAGATTGATTGATGGTCAGGAAGTAGCGCAGCCGGAAGAATACTGGAATAATTGTGCAACTGATGTATCGTTGCTGGATGACGATGAGATATTCTTAAGGGAGATGACGGGAAATATACTGATGGAATATCTGGTTCCAGGTAGTATTGTATATGATCCTGCCTGCTCAACGGGTGCATTTCTTGCTCATCTGAAAAAAATCAGCCCGGAAATCTGTACTGTTGGGCAGGATCTGAATCCTAATATGATAGCTATTGCAAAAGAACGTGTAGATAAGGTATGCGCTGGCAATAGCCTGATTCCTGTCTGCTCAGAAAAAAGCGTAGATGTGGTTATTTGCAGACATTTAAATCTTGATGTGGTAACAAGTGAGGTGGCGAAAGAACTGTTTCTGGCTGCTGCTGAATCGTTAAAGATTGGAGGGGTAATGGTCGTTATAGGGCATACGCCGATACTCATAACCAGTGCCTGGATGGAAGAACAGGGCTTTAATGTGTTACGCAGAAATTGTGTTACTCCATATGCACATGCTGTTTTTCAGCTTTATTTATTCATAAAAAAATCTTAA
- a CDS encoding pyridoxal-phosphate dependent enzyme: MHIKGVNAVHLFQTKSPLTEFRETAIKLGLRSLYVKRDDRMTAEFGGCKVRNLNRQLYCALQAGADTLLMTARSGSNAVAAASIFASRFNLDVVAILKPQVYSETARFNLDIIAASGTQILPVPAGTLLHRQSPVVVSEMNRLKEEGRTPYFIGFGGGDLDAAVAQAEAVIELAAQLQNEEIDRIYVAGASFSTAAGMAAGLAVSGLKAKLVIVGLAHEDAPGKDFFNKAAEVVKLIRDQELVSDGLIEIDEPVFHCAFELAFGEVTAPLAIESDLTEVAGLHLDPVYTRKVFKYMIQEAASHQNKRFLFWHTGNSQPWPETISLLEQKHRYTDLLIDL; encoded by the coding sequence ATGCATATTAAAGGAGTAAATGCTGTTCATCTTTTCCAGACGAAGTCACCTTTGACTGAATTCCGGGAAACAGCTATTAAGTTGGGATTACGTTCTTTATATGTCAAACGCGACGACCGGATGACTGCTGAATTTGGGGGGTGTAAGGTCAGGAATCTTAATCGTCAATTATATTGTGCATTACAGGCTGGTGCGGACACGCTTTTAATGACAGCACGTTCAGGTTCTAATGCTGTTGCTGCGGCGAGCATTTTTGCCAGTAGATTTAACCTTGATGTTGTAGCCATATTAAAGCCACAGGTTTACAGCGAAACAGCCAGATTTAATCTGGATATAATAGCTGCATCAGGAACACAGATTTTACCTGTTCCGGCGGGCACTTTACTCCACCGTCAGTCTCCTGTGGTGGTAAGTGAGATGAACAGATTAAAAGAAGAAGGAAGGACCCCTTATTTTATAGGTTTTGGTGGTGGAGATCTTGACGCAGCAGTTGCGCAGGCAGAAGCTGTCATTGAACTGGCTGCACAATTACAGAATGAAGAAATTGATCGGATTTATGTAGCTGGGGCTTCCTTTTCTACTGCTGCTGGTATGGCAGCCGGATTGGCGGTATCAGGACTAAAAGCAAAGCTGGTTATCGTAGGATTGGCGCATGAGGATGCTCCGGGTAAGGATTTCTTTAATAAAGCTGCTGAAGTGGTAAAACTTATCAGGGATCAGGAACTGGTTAGCGATGGGTTGATAGAAATAGATGAGCCGGTATTTCATTGTGCATTTGAACTTGCATTTGGAGAGGTAACAGCACCACTGGCTATTGAATCTGATCTGACAGAGGTGGCAGGTTTACACCTGGATCCTGTTTATACACGTAAAGTATTTAAATATATGATTCAGGAGGCTGCTTCTCATCAGAATAAGCGGTTTTTATTCTGGCATACAGGCAATTCACAGCCCTGGCCGGAGACTATAAGCTTGCTGGAACAGAAACATCGGTATACTGACTTATTGATTGATTTATAA
- a CDS encoding amino acid adenylation domain-containing protein, producing MIDNLFGLLGLSQDEQDEINSFNDTHYSFDSDVLIDDLIFNLAIDEETIACAYQQERLSRKVFLSETLKYAAAMQAQGIGRHDIVAIGMLPCSERLIAVLAVLKCGAAYLPIDISQPVERLKFLLKDSRTQMLLVNERISGLDPDPSLVVQTISELITVKDYVFHRDETRTATDAAYIIYTSGSTGMPKATINSHRALVNRLQWKARYLSVATNDLICHKTAFGFDVSVWEQLLPLLTGACAVIAPEGYRGDPEKLSELILQENITIIHFIPTMLAAFMEYEGVERCKSLRVIVCSGEELPKKTALTCQGILNVPVYNLYGPTEAAIDVTAWAFNPDDHRGFVPIGKPIQNVQMHILDEALSAVPVNSVGDLYIGGIAVGDGYLYRPGLTAERFIPDPFSDIPGSRMYKTGDIGRWNDDGAIEFLGRSDFQVKIRGFRIETGEIEQTLNRFPGVATSIVVAHTGDNGVSQLIAYLLPGANRVLETTKISAFLKEHLPAYMQPAFMMILDKMPFTTNGKLDRKALPAPFFSPAEDKIQTPLQTTSERLLAGIWSDLLKCEVNHAEANFFSLGGDSIQAIRMVIAARKKGLLFQVKDIFDYPALSQLADLAVEAGFEEKIESPLAALLKNADPVIRASSAPVIVYQISVGNEDLFAQKLKNLANLIADTPDGNTAFEFSDSSANLIDTLRRLRIIVANDTAIPFAASMYTDLKYGTLCLLVFNPAMADQYSLKYLPNLLEAATDRPWFMEQESVCNWDKTPKHFAYPMPVILSEEMVGAVGVNLLTKCYDKHQNAIGRERYSEALIVFAAALILEKSGMEAIQVILPESRSYLNSLGFDLSKLFGRMAAPFYCTLTSSSLSNLLETVKYVANARKGQFTGPDSETGIRFRVVLQELSPDNDLVTHISDLELSTVADLSAAENEILMVIGENRIEWRWDKKIGEWPGLIPEIMRGNLLLDTLVSNAVEIRLTRDFPLAKINEVQLDDIKNILKDSEDLYPLSPIQEGLLLRTVYWPESDAYLNQNVIELKGSLDIKSLNDAWNRTVNKYEILRSGYLWKKLEVPLQYVNSRPARQMEFCDWRDRAVTAEEKDACLEEFLASDRSQLFDMEEAGLFRLTLAQTGDDSYLLIWTHHHILLDGWCLALIWGDVFRFYADFTAGKPVAGTPPRSYHDYIAWLEQNPPGVKDREFWRNKLKGFGEATLFSALPSYVEGDFRTDRITISEEKLSDLRLAAAQTGITVNAYVQATWALLLGFRTGKKDVVHGISVSGRPTALTDSENIVGLFINTIPLRSDLSPARTLHELLLSTQENFASANNHSFLPLAAILVEWEGRTSNDKRLFDSLIAFENYPDEHLPATKVADIEIRDRFCNEKTEYPIGLIVLPGPPMEFHFNYDSRHFSVETMVQFAEDFFYLLDQLVYTPEKTLASLFLPSMEVLLKKTRSHALPVKISTTGLSEDVFINADKFPDKIAVIAGTEKLSWKELSKAVLRVASSMTTRASSQIIAICAERSVSFVIAALAAWKAGLVPVIFNPALSDEMICDVLQKMGNPDLAVTSKQYFRLNAWKSNGFIIDLVQGDEEKSFHNQIPDPIAAILMTSGTSGLPKQVMLTREGLANRVTATVNLYNRPDPCLLANAAPGFDIGLWEILFSVQQGGTLVLADDEDMKDPDHICELISSNQVNTLHLVPSFGEVLLTGTKSFMLSGIKLLITGGEVVHPAYISRIKEKMADAQVWQGYGPTEASVSVLDQNCNQVDLRGKRLPLGLPTANCQVYLLDEALRLCPEGVCGMIYIGGVAVAAGYFKDPRKTAAAFIPDPFGLPGERLYCTGDQGVRRPDGSIEFIGRKDRQVKIRGFRVELGFVEYQLASHPLVLKAAVMPNPELEDVELIAFIKLSCDPGMNDEEVSTLLQNWLTEHLPVWACPSKLFIIGDFPLTANGKIDMDKLFAEKPETRAVLPMDLTSLSEKEQVIWDVWTQILNTPPASRHENFFTAGGHSLSAMRFCMLLQQKLGEDTKVPVALLFKYGTPATLAEAISINDGSEGAAPCIYTIGEGEGIPLVLIHPVEGTSIAYGQLPALLPGQKIIVIDDPRFHKTDGFSSLREMAALYTEWIRLHTDDGPVILGGWSFGGLIALEIARLMSDHGRVPDGVLLIDSYNFSKRIAFLGEQTTGKSIDSVPDKIDEKLKAELNREIKRNRLLALSAPEMTYKGKVTLLKAEDRPEELDLDLGMNNGWTNAHLPSLQVKYVPGNHHELFSKSYIPALAAALKTFIQEI from the coding sequence GTGATAGATAATTTATTCGGACTACTTGGATTAAGCCAGGATGAACAGGATGAGATCAATTCTTTTAATGACACTCATTATTCTTTTGATAGTGATGTGCTAATAGATGATCTGATTTTTAATTTAGCTATAGATGAAGAAACAATAGCCTGTGCATATCAGCAGGAACGTTTAAGCAGGAAAGTGTTTTTATCCGAGACATTAAAATATGCTGCTGCAATGCAGGCTCAGGGAATTGGCCGGCATGATATTGTTGCTATTGGAATGTTACCTTGTTCAGAAAGACTTATCGCTGTATTGGCTGTTTTAAAATGTGGGGCCGCCTATCTGCCGATAGACATCAGTCAGCCTGTTGAAAGATTGAAATTTCTATTAAAAGACAGTCGTACTCAAATGCTTCTTGTGAATGAGCGGATTTCCGGACTAGATCCTGATCCATCTTTAGTCGTGCAGACTATCTCTGAGTTGATAACTGTAAAAGATTATGTTTTTCACAGGGATGAAACGAGGACTGCTACTGATGCTGCTTATATTATTTATACCAGCGGATCGACAGGAATGCCTAAAGCGACTATCAATAGTCACCGTGCTCTGGTAAACAGACTTCAATGGAAAGCAAGGTATCTTTCTGTTGCCACAAATGATCTTATTTGTCATAAGACAGCTTTCGGATTTGATGTTTCAGTTTGGGAGCAGCTTCTTCCTCTTTTAACAGGTGCGTGCGCAGTTATTGCGCCTGAAGGCTATCGTGGTGATCCGGAGAAATTAAGTGAACTTATTCTACAGGAAAATATAACTATTATTCATTTTATTCCTACAATGCTGGCCGCATTTATGGAATATGAAGGCGTAGAGCGCTGTAAATCTCTGAGAGTAATTGTATGCAGCGGGGAAGAATTGCCTAAGAAAACGGCTTTGACCTGTCAGGGAATTCTGAATGTACCTGTTTATAATCTTTATGGTCCTACAGAAGCTGCTATTGATGTAACTGCCTGGGCTTTTAATCCGGATGATCACAGAGGTTTTGTACCTATAGGAAAACCGATCCAGAATGTACAGATGCATATTCTTGATGAAGCTTTATCAGCAGTTCCGGTTAATTCTGTAGGGGATTTGTATATAGGTGGTATAGCTGTAGGTGATGGCTATTTATACCGGCCGGGGCTTACTGCGGAGCGTTTTATCCCTGATCCTTTTAGTGACATCCCTGGTAGCCGTATGTATAAAACAGGCGATATAGGCAGATGGAATGATGATGGGGCAATTGAATTTCTGGGCAGGTCAGATTTTCAGGTGAAAATCCGGGGTTTCCGCATAGAAACCGGAGAGATTGAACAAACATTAAATCGCTTTCCCGGGGTTGCAACCAGTATAGTGGTGGCACATACTGGTGATAATGGAGTGTCACAACTCATAGCTTATTTATTGCCAGGGGCTAACCGGGTATTAGAAACCACTAAGATTTCGGCATTTTTAAAAGAACATCTTCCTGCTTATATGCAGCCGGCATTTATGATGATACTTGATAAAATGCCATTCACAACTAATGGAAAGCTTGATCGTAAAGCACTGCCGGCACCATTCTTTAGTCCGGCAGAAGATAAAATTCAGACACCGCTTCAAACTACGTCCGAACGTCTACTGGCCGGCATATGGAGCGACCTGTTAAAATGTGAAGTAAATCATGCGGAAGCTAATTTCTTTTCTTTGGGAGGAGATAGTATTCAGGCTATTCGGATGGTAATTGCTGCACGTAAAAAAGGATTGCTTTTTCAGGTCAAAGATATTTTCGATTATCCGGCATTAAGTCAGTTAGCTGATCTTGCAGTAGAAGCTGGCTTTGAAGAGAAGATAGAATCCCCTCTGGCTGCTTTATTAAAAAATGCTGATCCTGTGATCCGGGCATCTTCTGCACCAGTGATAGTCTATCAGATCAGTGTGGGCAATGAAGATTTATTTGCACAAAAACTGAAGAATCTGGCAAATTTAATTGCTGATACACCTGATGGTAACACAGCTTTTGAATTCTCTGATTCTTCTGCTAACCTCATTGATACATTACGCAGATTAAGAATAATTGTAGCTAACGATACAGCAATTCCTTTTGCAGCATCAATGTATACAGATTTAAAATACGGGACACTTTGTTTATTGGTTTTTAATCCGGCAATGGCCGATCAGTATAGTCTTAAATATCTGCCCAATTTGCTGGAAGCAGCAACGGACAGGCCGTGGTTCATGGAACAGGAATCAGTATGCAACTGGGATAAAACACCAAAGCACTTTGCTTACCCGATGCCTGTTATACTTTCAGAAGAAATGGTTGGTGCTGTTGGAGTCAATTTGCTGACCAAATGCTACGATAAGCATCAAAATGCTATTGGCCGGGAAAGGTATAGTGAGGCACTTATTGTGTTTGCTGCTGCTTTGATTTTAGAGAAAAGCGGGATGGAGGCTATTCAGGTTATATTGCCTGAAAGCCGCTCTTATCTGAATAGTCTGGGTTTTGATCTGAGTAAACTTTTTGGCCGGATGGCTGCGCCGTTTTATTGTACGTTGACAAGTAGTTCATTGAGTAATCTTTTAGAAACAGTAAAGTATGTTGCGAATGCCCGAAAAGGACAATTCACCGGGCCTGATTCAGAAACAGGAATCAGATTCAGAGTTGTTTTACAGGAATTATCTCCTGATAATGACCTGGTAACTCATATTTCAGACCTTGAGCTTAGCACTGTTGCAGATCTTTCTGCTGCCGAGAATGAAATATTAATGGTGATCGGAGAGAATAGGATTGAATGGCGCTGGGATAAAAAAATCGGTGAGTGGCCTGGATTAATTCCTGAAATCATGAGAGGTAATCTATTGCTGGATACTTTAGTAAGTAATGCTGTAGAGATCCGCCTGACCAGAGATTTTCCATTGGCAAAAATTAATGAGGTACAGCTGGATGATATCAAAAATATCCTAAAGGATTCTGAAGATTTATACCCGCTGTCACCTATTCAGGAGGGACTACTTCTGCGAACCGTCTACTGGCCTGAATCGGATGCTTATCTGAATCAGAATGTAATAGAATTAAAAGGTTCTTTAGATATTAAAAGTCTTAATGATGCCTGGAATAGAACCGTTAATAAATATGAAATATTAAGATCAGGTTATTTATGGAAAAAACTGGAAGTTCCGCTTCAATATGTCAATAGCCGGCCTGCAAGGCAAATGGAATTTTGTGACTGGAGAGACAGAGCAGTTACGGCTGAGGAAAAAGACGCTTGCCTGGAAGAGTTTCTTGCCAGTGACAGAAGCCAGTTATTTGATATGGAAGAAGCTGGACTCTTTCGCCTCACTCTTGCCCAAACAGGAGATGACAGTTATCTGCTCATCTGGACGCATCATCATATTCTGCTGGATGGATGGTGTCTGGCATTAATATGGGGAGATGTCTTTCGCTTTTATGCAGATTTTACTGCTGGTAAACCGGTAGCAGGCACTCCTCCAAGAAGTTATCACGATTATATTGCCTGGCTGGAGCAAAATCCACCGGGAGTTAAAGACCGGGAATTCTGGAGAAACAAACTTAAAGGATTTGGTGAGGCTACGCTCTTTTCAGCATTGCCTTCGTATGTGGAAGGTGATTTCAGGACAGATAGAATTACTATTTCTGAGGAGAAATTATCAGATCTCCGGCTTGCCGCTGCCCAAACTGGCATTACTGTTAATGCTTATGTTCAGGCAACCTGGGCTTTACTTTTAGGCTTTAGAACTGGTAAGAAAGATGTTGTACATGGTATCTCTGTTTCCGGCCGTCCAACTGCTTTAACAGATTCAGAAAATATAGTAGGATTGTTTATTAATACAATCCCCCTTCGTTCGGATCTGAGTCCGGCAAGGACTCTCCATGAACTGCTCTTAAGTACGCAGGAGAATTTTGCTTCGGCAAATAATCATTCTTTTCTCCCGCTTGCAGCTATTCTGGTGGAATGGGAAGGACGTACCTCTAATGATAAAAGGCTTTTCGACAGCCTTATTGCTTTTGAGAATTATCCTGATGAACACCTGCCTGCTACCAAAGTTGCTGATATTGAAATACGTGACAGATTTTGTAATGAAAAAACAGAATATCCTATTGGGTTGATCGTATTGCCTGGCCCACCTATGGAGTTCCATTTTAATTATGATAGCCGGCATTTCAGTGTTGAAACAATGGTGCAGTTTGCTGAAGATTTTTTCTATCTGCTGGATCAGTTAGTTTATACTCCGGAAAAAACCCTGGCTTCTTTATTTTTACCATCGATGGAAGTGCTGCTGAAAAAGACAAGATCTCATGCACTGCCTGTTAAAATCAGCACTACCGGATTAAGTGAAGATGTTTTTATAAATGCTGATAAGTTCCCGGATAAAATTGCTGTTATTGCTGGTACAGAAAAATTAAGCTGGAAAGAACTGTCAAAAGCGGTATTAAGAGTAGCTTCTTCGATGACGACCAGAGCTTCCAGTCAGATTATTGCTATCTGTGCAGAGCGTTCGGTATCATTTGTAATTGCTGCGCTTGCGGCCTGGAAAGCAGGATTGGTGCCGGTTATTTTTAACCCTGCTTTATCTGATGAAATGATATGTGATGTATTGCAAAAGATGGGAAATCCTGATCTAGCAGTAACATCAAAACAGTATTTTAGATTAAATGCCTGGAAATCAAATGGATTTATTATTGATCTTGTACAAGGAGATGAAGAAAAGTCATTTCATAATCAAATACCAGACCCCATAGCTGCTATTTTAATGACGTCGGGGACCTCTGGTCTTCCAAAACAAGTCATGCTGACAAGAGAGGGGTTAGCTAACAGGGTAACGGCAACGGTTAATTTATATAATAGGCCTGATCCATGCCTGCTTGCTAATGCTGCACCTGGATTTGATATTGGCTTATGGGAAATTCTATTTTCTGTGCAACAGGGTGGGACGCTTGTATTGGCAGATGATGAAGACATGAAAGATCCTGATCATATCTGTGAGTTGATCAGTTCTAATCAGGTTAATACATTACATTTGGTGCCTTCATTTGGAGAAGTTTTGCTTACAGGTACCAAAAGTTTTATGCTGTCTGGTATAAAGTTGTTAATCACTGGAGGAGAGGTGGTTCATCCTGCTTATATCAGCCGTATAAAAGAGAAAATGGCTGATGCTCAGGTCTGGCAGGGATATGGACCGACGGAAGCATCTGTCAGTGTGCTTGATCAGAATTGTAATCAGGTGGATTTAAGAGGAAAAAGGTTGCCATTGGGGCTTCCCACTGCAAACTGTCAGGTTTACCTGTTGGATGAAGCACTTCGGTTATGTCCTGAAGGTGTTTGTGGAATGATATATATTGGAGGAGTAGCAGTTGCTGCCGGATATTTTAAAGATCCGCGTAAAACTGCAGCGGCTTTTATTCCGGATCCTTTTGGTCTTCCCGGAGAACGTCTTTACTGTACCGGAGATCAGGGGGTAAGGAGACCTGATGGATCGATTGAATTTATTGGACGTAAGGACAGGCAGGTAAAAATAAGAGGATTTCGGGTAGAACTGGGTTTTGTAGAGTATCAACTGGCCTCTCATCCACTCGTTCTGAAAGCAGCAGTGATGCCTAATCCGGAGTTGGAGGATGTGGAGTTAATTGCTTTTATAAAACTTTCCTGTGATCCGGGGATGAATGATGAGGAAGTCAGTACATTATTACAAAATTGGCTAACTGAACATCTTCCGGTATGGGCCTGTCCTTCTAAACTTTTTATCATCGGGGATTTTCCGTTAACAGCTAACGGTAAAATAGATATGGATAAGCTGTTTGCAGAAAAGCCTGAAACAAGGGCTGTATTGCCAATGGATCTGACCAGTCTGTCAGAAAAAGAACAGGTTATCTGGGACGTTTGGACACAGATTCTGAATACACCTCCGGCTAGCAGACATGAAAATTTCTTTACTGCTGGCGGACATTCGCTCTCTGCAATGCGCTTTTGTATGCTTTTGCAACAAAAACTGGGAGAAGACACAAAAGTTCCGGTTGCTTTATTATTTAAGTACGGGACACCTGCTACATTAGCTGAAGCGATATCTATAAATGATGGTAGCGAAGGAGCAGCACCATGTATTTACACTATTGGTGAAGGTGAAGGTATTCCTCTGGTCCTGATACATCCGGTGGAAGGAACTTCAATTGCATACGGGCAGTTACCTGCTTTGTTACCGGGACAAAAAATCATTGTAATAGATGATCCCCGTTTTCATAAAACGGATGGGTTCTCTTCTTTAAGGGAAATGGCTGCTTTATATACAGAGTGGATCAGGTTACATACAGACGATGGTCCTGTAATTCTGGGGGGCTGGTCATTTGGCGGACTTATAGCGCTTGAAATTGCAAGGCTGATGTCAGATCATGGTCGTGTACCTGACGGAGTACTGCTTATTGACAGTTATAATTTTTCTAAGCGTATAGCATTTTTAGGAGAACAAACTACCGGAAAATCTATTGACAGTGTACCAGATAAGATAGATGAAAAATTAAAAGCAGAGCTTAATCGTGAAATTAAAAGGAATCGGCTTCTTGCTCTCTCTGCTCCGGAAATGACTTATAAAGGTAAGGTAACTTTACTTAAGGCTGAGGATCGTCCTGAAGAACTTGATCTCGATCTTGGAATGAATAATGGCTGGACAAATGCTCACCTGCCTTCTCTTCAGGTCAAATATGTTCCCGGGAATCATCATGAGCTGTTTTCAAAATCATATATCCCTGCATTAGCAGCAGCGTTAAAAACATTTATTCAGGAAATATAA